In Herpetosiphon gulosus, the following are encoded in one genomic region:
- the lysX gene encoding lysine biosynthesis protein LysX, whose amino-acid sequence MRVGMLCSRIRVEEKLLITEFERRNVQFERIDDDQTWFDLNALQANRQVREQFPDVIIERSLHHGRALYTLKTLNDAGIPTVNNYNVALTCGDKFLTTQALLRNSVPSPRCLLAYTQDSALEAIESLGYPVVLKPVIGSWGRLVSKINDREAAEAVLEHRDTLGNYQHAIFYIQEYVNKPGGRDIRAFVVGDECIAAIYRTSGHWITNTARGGQASNCSITPALADICIGAANAVGGGVVAIDIFETAEGRYLVNEVNYTMEFRNSISTTGVNIPERIVDYVLAQAQ is encoded by the coding sequence ATGCGTGTAGGTATGTTGTGTTCCCGAATTCGGGTTGAAGAAAAGCTGCTGATTACTGAGTTTGAGCGGCGCAATGTCCAATTTGAGCGGATTGATGATGATCAGACATGGTTTGATTTGAATGCTTTGCAAGCCAATCGCCAAGTGCGCGAACAATTTCCTGATGTGATTATTGAGCGTTCGTTGCACCATGGTCGAGCCTTGTACACACTCAAAACCTTGAACGATGCTGGCATTCCAACGGTCAATAATTATAACGTGGCCTTGACCTGTGGCGATAAATTTTTGACCACGCAAGCGTTGTTACGCAACAGCGTGCCATCGCCACGTTGTTTGCTGGCCTACACTCAAGATTCAGCACTCGAAGCGATTGAAAGCTTGGGATATCCGGTGGTGTTGAAGCCAGTGATTGGCTCGTGGGGTCGCTTGGTCTCGAAGATCAACGATCGCGAAGCTGCCGAGGCGGTGCTTGAGCATCGCGACACCTTGGGCAATTATCAGCATGCAATTTTCTACATTCAAGAATATGTCAACAAACCAGGTGGCCGTGATATTCGGGCATTTGTGGTTGGCGATGAGTGTATTGCGGCGATTTATCGCACTAGCGGCCACTGGATCACCAATACTGCGCGGGGTGGTCAAGCCTCAAATTGCTCAATCACACCAGCCTTAGCCGATATTTGTATCGGTGCGGCCAACGCAGTTGGTGGCGGTGTGGTGGCAATCGATATCTTCGAGACTGCCGAAGGCCGCTATTTGGTTAACGAAGTCAATTACACCATGGAATTTCGCAACAGCATCAGCACAACTGGCGTGAATATTCCCGAACGAATTGTTGATTATGTGCTAGCTCAAGCGCAATAG
- the argC gene encoding N-acetyl-gamma-glutamyl-phosphate reductase: protein MLSVSIVGGSGYVGGELLRLLLGHPHVEVRQVTSERLAGQYVYSTHPNLRGRTELRYSPQSTLEPCDVLILALPHGSAAKNIEHYAGLGQALIDCSADFRLRDPEAYSRWYGEPHPAPQWIERFVYGLPELYREQIRSTRYVSGVGCNATAINLALLPLVKAGLIDQTKPMVAEVKVGSSEAGAVANDGSHHAERSGVVRSFAPVGHRHTAEIVQAHGLENVHISITSVEMVRGALATCHVFTQGSVNERDLWRAYRAAAAEQPFLRIVHDRSGLHRHPEPKILAGSNYADIGWALDEATGRVVALCALDNLMKGAAGAAIQCLNLMHGFNERLGLEFTGLHPV from the coding sequence ATGCTTTCAGTTTCGATAGTTGGTGGCTCGGGCTATGTCGGTGGTGAATTGCTGCGTTTATTGTTGGGGCATCCCCATGTCGAGGTGCGTCAGGTCACCAGCGAACGCTTAGCAGGCCAATATGTCTACAGCACTCACCCCAATTTGCGTGGTCGCACGGAGTTGCGCTATAGCCCACAAAGCACTTTGGAGCCTTGTGATGTGTTGATTTTGGCCTTGCCGCATGGCTCAGCCGCCAAAAATATTGAGCATTACGCGGGCCTTGGTCAAGCATTAATCGATTGTTCTGCCGATTTTCGTTTGCGCGACCCCGAAGCCTATAGCCGTTGGTATGGCGAACCCCACCCTGCCCCGCAATGGATTGAGCGTTTTGTTTATGGCTTGCCCGAATTATATCGCGAGCAAATTCGCTCAACTCGCTATGTGAGCGGCGTGGGCTGCAACGCCACGGCCATTAACTTGGCCTTGTTGCCTTTGGTCAAAGCAGGCTTGATCGATCAAACCAAGCCTATGGTCGCTGAAGTCAAGGTTGGTTCGTCTGAGGCAGGCGCGGTTGCCAACGATGGCAGCCATCATGCCGAACGATCAGGCGTGGTGCGCTCGTTTGCGCCAGTTGGCCATCGCCACACTGCCGAAATCGTACAAGCCCATGGCCTTGAAAATGTGCATATTTCAATCACATCGGTGGAAATGGTGCGCGGAGCTTTGGCAACCTGTCATGTGTTTACCCAAGGCTCGGTCAACGAGCGTGATCTCTGGCGAGCCTATCGCGCTGCCGCTGCCGAACAACCATTTCTGAGAATTGTCCATGATCGCAGTGGTTTGCACCGCCATCCTGAGCCAAAAATCTTGGCTGGCAGCAATTATGCCGATATTGGCTGGGCACTCGACGAAGCGACTGGCCGCGTGGTCGCGCTGTGTGCCCTCGATAACTTGATGAAGGGTGCAGCCGGAGCCGCCATCCAATGCTTGAATTTGATGCATGGCTTCAATGAGCGCTTGGGGCTGGAGTTTACTGGGTTGCATCCAGTATAG
- a CDS encoding [LysW]-aminoadipate kinase: MLVIKIGGAAGIDYSNLCADIAGLAAQGQPIVLFHGGSDGANTLGEQLGHPPRFITSPSGHTSRQTDRRTLEIFMMATALLNRQFVERLRGLGVNALGLSGIDGGLLQGTRKTNVRAVENGRVRVIRDDWTGSIDQVNRGLLQTLLSAGYLPVIAPLAVSKAGEPLNIDGDRGAASVAAALEAETLLLLTNVSGLYRNFPDESSLIDRLPRTELAQATEKLAQGRMKKKLLGAQTALEAGVHRVIIGDGRRDQPISAALAGHGTIIE, encoded by the coding sequence ATGCTAGTAATAAAAATTGGCGGGGCGGCGGGGATCGATTATAGCAACCTTTGTGCTGATATTGCCGGACTTGCCGCCCAAGGCCAACCAATTGTGCTGTTTCACGGTGGCTCGGATGGAGCCAACACGCTTGGCGAGCAGCTTGGGCATCCGCCCCGCTTCATCACCTCGCCATCAGGCCACACCAGCCGCCAAACTGATCGGCGCACGCTCGAAATTTTTATGATGGCGACCGCCTTACTCAATCGCCAATTTGTTGAGCGTTTGCGGGGCTTGGGAGTCAACGCCTTGGGTCTATCTGGCATCGATGGCGGCTTATTGCAAGGCACCCGCAAAACCAATGTTCGCGCGGTCGAAAACGGTCGCGTGCGGGTCATTCGCGACGACTGGACTGGCAGCATCGATCAAGTTAATCGGGGTTTGCTGCAAACCTTGCTAAGCGCTGGCTATTTGCCAGTAATTGCGCCATTGGCGGTGAGCAAGGCGGGCGAACCACTAAATATTGATGGTGATCGCGGCGCGGCCAGTGTAGCAGCAGCCTTGGAAGCGGAAACGCTCTTGCTGTTGACCAATGTCAGCGGCTTGTATCGCAATTTTCCCGACGAAAGCAGTTTGATTGATCGCTTACCACGAACCGAATTAGCCCAAGCAACCGAAAAACTAGCGCAAGGCCGTATGAAGAAAAAATTACTGGGAGCACAAACTGCACTCGAAGCTGGTGTACACCGCGTAATCATTGGCGATGGTCGCCGTGACCAACCGATTAGCGCAGCCCTTGCTGGCCATGGAACGATCATTGAATAA